The following coding sequences lie in one Verrucomicrobiia bacterium genomic window:
- a CDS encoding tetratricopeptide repeat protein translates to MVDYDVFGLNAPAFHFTNLLIHLINTCLVFELLRRRHISPMPAGLCATLWACHPLQVESVAWVSERKGLLAAMFCLMLLVTMHGPGRKPTTIVRQAAWYSLSLASKPAFLLAPLAVAGHRGWRNIGRKWRYAICFIVPATLTVGMSLFAEFRIGALDGNLEHFQPRRLLDPVMNLGWYLQKAAIPFGIPVYRPYRDALGNRDIFLAGVGSLAILATVLTWKQLPGNSRFGLLSFFLLILPSLGFLRIGAHSTAAKYAYLPLVGLVVFTYALLAYRTNRRAWTSAAAVAVLIAYSVQTRRQLGYWETPEGLWRHTLSCERPGNYVAENNLGSLLLGAGHYDEALEYFDRALRWRNNDPVLHYNKGLALFRLDSLSAARDSFARVLDYRPSEPRALRQIALVQAKLGDMRQAISFAKKAVVADPWSREGYDTLERLYLESDQPGKARSILGIRTINIGTE, encoded by the coding sequence ATGGTTGATTACGATGTCTTCGGACTCAATGCACCCGCGTTTCACTTCACCAATCTACTGATCCACCTAATCAACACCTGCTTGGTCTTCGAACTGCTCCGCCGCAGGCACATATCCCCAATGCCTGCAGGACTATGCGCTACGCTTTGGGCCTGCCATCCACTGCAGGTCGAGAGCGTAGCTTGGGTATCGGAGCGCAAAGGACTGCTTGCTGCGATGTTCTGCCTCATGCTGCTGGTCACCATGCATGGTCCCGGGAGGAAACCGACTACCATCGTTCGCCAGGCAGCGTGGTACAGTCTGTCCCTCGCATCGAAACCTGCTTTCCTTCTCGCTCCTTTGGCCGTTGCTGGCCACCGCGGTTGGCGCAACATAGGCAGGAAATGGCGGTATGCCATCTGCTTTATCGTTCCGGCGACCTTGACGGTTGGGATGTCCCTCTTCGCCGAGTTCCGAATCGGTGCCTTAGATGGAAACCTGGAGCATTTTCAGCCAAGGCGACTTCTAGACCCGGTGATGAACCTGGGTTGGTACCTCCAAAAGGCCGCTATTCCATTCGGGATACCCGTCTATAGACCGTACCGCGATGCCCTCGGGAATCGGGACATTTTCCTCGCCGGGGTAGGCTCCCTTGCAATCCTTGCAACTGTCCTAACTTGGAAGCAACTACCAGGGAATTCCAGATTTGGCCTCCTCTCCTTCTTCCTGCTGATTCTACCATCCTTGGGCTTCCTCCGGATCGGAGCCCACTCAACAGCCGCCAAGTACGCCTATTTGCCGCTGGTTGGGCTTGTAGTCTTCACGTATGCGTTGCTAGCCTACCGAACCAATCGCAGGGCCTGGACTTCGGCGGCTGCCGTTGCAGTACTAATCGCGTATTCCGTTCAGACTCGCCGTCAGCTCGGCTATTGGGAAACGCCGGAAGGACTCTGGCGGCACACCCTGTCCTGCGAGCGGCCTGGCAATTATGTCGCCGAGAACAATCTGGGATCGCTTCTTCTTGGGGCCGGACACTATGACGAGGCCCTAGAGTACTTCGATCGCGCGCTGCGCTGGAGGAATAATGATCCAGTCCTCCATTACAACAAGGGACTTGCGCTCTTCCGACTGGACAGTCTGAGTGCCGCAAGGGATTCATTCGCGCGTGTGCTAGACTACAGGCCATCGGAACCCCGCGCCCTGCGCCAAATCGCTCTTGTCCAGGCTAAGCTGGGGGACATGCGGCAAGCAATCAGTTTTGCCAAGAAGGCTGTTGTGGCTGACCCTTGGTCGCGTGAAGGGTATGACACTCTGGAGAGGTTATATCTGGAGAGCGATCAGCCGGGTAAGGCTCGAAGTATTCTTGGCATCAGAACCATAAACATAGGGACTGAATGA
- a CDS encoding c-type cytochrome: MKPVTGSDDDRDRFDGGMQALGTAGRARRLVAGWLVGLAAVAGGAAEGFRAGSASVDISPVALPVIVNGMFTERTASEVADPLRARALVLDDGRERLAIVVVDTCMVPRALVDAAKAEAHRATGIAVERMLISATHTHSAPAAMGCLGSRVDPRYAAFLPGRLAEAVRAAARRLEPAEVAWGVVDAWEHTFNRRWIRRPDRMLDDPFGQRTVRAHMHPGHESPDAVGPSGPVDPGLSVVAVRKVGGEPLAVLGNFSQHYYGSPLLSSDYFGRFEDHLRGMLHPDGGGEAFVGMMSQGTSGDLMWMDYGAPARDIGYDAYGREMAGKVASLYRGLRFTRDLTLGMAERRIGLGYRVSDARRLEWARRMADGLGERLPGTLPEIYALEALHLQERQRTELVLQAVRIGEVGMTAMPNEVYALTGLKLKARSPLPATFNISLANGAEGYIPPPEQHRLGGYTTWPARTAGLEVEAEPRIVETLLTLLEEVSGRPRRAEAALEGPYWRAVLASRPVAAWRLNEMDGSVARDGSGNGCHGAYEGGVALYLPGVGSGEGVSPRAALEPSAFSGPDGINRAPHFAGGRVRARVPVGEGDGTVVFWFWNGLPAEARGLTGHLLAWERAGRVEGLGIGGTDAGAGAGRLFFEGGAGEARTMAGRTELGQRRWHRVAMVRRGETVRVYLDDRREPEIEGRVVGVGGGGEATLLLGGPGEGDTGLEGKIDEVAVYDRALSWDVLAEQFRASGMPATTVAGIPTAYPPLSPEASLARIRVSPGYRVELVAAEPMVVDPVAFDWDAEGRLWVVEMSDYPLGMDGNGAPGGRIRVLEDTDGDGRYDRSEVFAEGLNFPTGVMAWRDGILVTAAPEVLFLRDTNGDGRADEREVLLTGFLEGNQQLRVNGLRWGLDGWVYAAAGGHHRGHGAGTVIRSLRAGREVAVGSRDLRFRPDTGELEPQSGPTQFGRNRDDWGRWFGTQNSWPLWQEILPDHYLQRNPHVAAPDPMHQILSPANPRVYPVRPPEKRYHSFEQAGHFTSACSGMIYRDRLLFAGDARPQAFVCEPVHNLVQRVALEDDGVSFRAVRVPGEEEREFLASDDPWWRPVMVRTGPDGALWVADMYRYMIEHPHWLPEEGREELLPHYREGDTRGRLYRVVPEGVAARRPLRLADRPVGELVAALESDNGWQRDMAHRMLLWRADPGAVGPLRNLEERSPNRLARLHALWVLQGLGGLEPWRVGRAMHDPHPGLRAQALRLAETLESPELVEAASRRVGDPDPKVRLQLAFSLGAWDSPRAGEALGQLAVANLDQPFLVAAVLSSVLPHARAVADAVARAGAGAWEPLAAPMIRMALGTGQRDVLARLVEPMLALEGERFEPWQMDALARFLDLLSREKIDWRRLGGSDPGDPLAGWERRAETLIEAAKAGVEDPAAGTEFRLAAASLRMHDPSGREPAMASLAAMLTPAVPIEVQRAALGRLTASGDAAVPKLTLASWSGHGPEIRGAILDALSSRASWAAQVLQEVSDGTLAAHAFDANRRTRLLQHGDRAVRERAQAVFSRETHTDRREVIERFRPALTLKGDAGRGRDTFRRLCVSCHRLGDEGQDVGPDLGSVRGHSLEKLLVNILDPNADVQPGYQAYSCTLRDGEELYGVIAAETANSVVLRLSDGSLRTVLRRDLAELHDAGISLMPEGLEADLGVQEMADLLAWLSGGDGGR, from the coding sequence ATGAAACCGGTAACGGGGTCCGATGATGACAGGGACCGCTTCGATGGCGGGATGCAGGCGTTGGGGACTGCCGGCCGGGCACGGAGGCTGGTGGCGGGATGGTTGGTGGGTTTGGCCGCGGTGGCAGGTGGGGCGGCCGAGGGCTTCCGGGCCGGGAGCGCGTCGGTGGACATTTCGCCGGTGGCGTTGCCGGTGATCGTCAACGGGATGTTCACGGAGCGGACGGCCTCGGAGGTGGCGGATCCCCTGCGGGCACGGGCGCTGGTCCTCGACGACGGGAGGGAGCGGCTGGCGATCGTGGTGGTGGACACCTGCATGGTGCCGCGCGCGTTGGTGGATGCGGCGAAGGCGGAGGCGCATCGGGCGACGGGGATCGCCGTGGAGCGGATGTTGATTTCGGCGACGCACACCCATTCGGCGCCGGCGGCGATGGGATGTCTGGGCAGCCGGGTGGATCCGCGGTATGCGGCGTTTCTTCCGGGGCGGCTGGCGGAGGCGGTGCGTGCGGCGGCGCGGCGGCTGGAGCCGGCCGAGGTGGCCTGGGGGGTGGTGGATGCGTGGGAACACACCTTCAACCGGCGGTGGATCCGGCGTCCGGACCGGATGCTGGACGATCCGTTCGGGCAGCGGACGGTGCGGGCGCACATGCATCCGGGGCACGAAAGTCCCGATGCGGTGGGGCCGTCGGGTCCGGTGGATCCGGGCCTGTCGGTGGTGGCGGTGCGGAAGGTCGGGGGCGAACCGCTGGCGGTGCTGGGGAACTTCTCCCAGCACTATTACGGGTCGCCGTTGCTGTCCTCGGATTACTTCGGGCGTTTCGAGGACCATTTGCGGGGCATGCTGCACCCGGACGGCGGCGGGGAGGCGTTTGTGGGGATGATGTCGCAGGGGACGAGCGGGGACCTGATGTGGATGGATTACGGCGCGCCGGCGCGGGACATCGGGTACGACGCCTATGGGCGGGAGATGGCTGGGAAGGTGGCGTCGTTGTACCGCGGATTGCGGTTCACGCGGGATCTCACGCTGGGCATGGCCGAGCGCCGGATCGGGCTGGGTTACCGGGTGTCGGACGCGAGGCGATTGGAATGGGCGCGGCGGATGGCGGACGGGCTGGGAGAGAGGTTGCCGGGGACCCTGCCGGAGATCTACGCGCTGGAGGCGCTGCACTTGCAGGAGCGGCAGCGGACCGAACTGGTGTTGCAGGCGGTGCGGATCGGGGAGGTGGGAATGACGGCGATGCCCAACGAGGTGTACGCGTTGACGGGGTTGAAGTTGAAGGCGCGCAGTCCGTTGCCGGCGACCTTCAACATCAGCCTGGCCAATGGGGCGGAGGGCTACATTCCGCCTCCCGAACAGCACCGGCTGGGCGGGTACACCACGTGGCCGGCGCGGACCGCGGGGTTGGAGGTGGAGGCCGAACCGCGGATTGTGGAGACGCTGCTGACCTTGCTGGAGGAGGTGTCCGGGCGGCCGCGTCGGGCGGAGGCTGCGTTGGAAGGTCCCTATTGGAGGGCCGTGCTGGCGTCGCGCCCGGTGGCGGCGTGGCGCCTGAACGAGATGGACGGTTCGGTCGCGAGGGACGGATCGGGGAACGGATGTCACGGCGCGTATGAAGGGGGCGTGGCGTTGTATCTGCCTGGAGTGGGGAGTGGCGAAGGCGTCTCGCCCCGGGCCGCCCTCGAGCCCTCCGCGTTCTCGGGTCCGGATGGCATCAACCGGGCGCCGCACTTCGCGGGCGGGCGGGTGCGTGCGCGGGTTCCGGTTGGGGAGGGTGACGGGACCGTGGTCTTCTGGTTTTGGAACGGATTGCCGGCGGAGGCGCGGGGGTTGACCGGGCATCTGCTGGCGTGGGAACGGGCAGGGCGGGTGGAGGGTTTGGGAATCGGAGGAACCGATGCGGGGGCCGGTGCGGGTCGATTGTTCTTCGAGGGTGGGGCGGGGGAGGCACGGACGATGGCGGGCCGGACTGAGCTGGGGCAACGGCGCTGGCATCGGGTGGCCATGGTGCGACGCGGAGAGACGGTGCGGGTGTACCTCGACGACCGCCGGGAACCGGAGATCGAGGGACGTGTCGTGGGGGTTGGCGGCGGAGGTGAGGCGACCTTGCTTCTGGGTGGGCCCGGGGAAGGTGACACGGGTCTGGAAGGGAAGATCGACGAGGTGGCGGTGTACGACCGGGCGCTGTCGTGGGACGTCCTGGCGGAACAGTTCCGGGCCTCCGGGATGCCGGCGACGACCGTGGCGGGGATTCCGACCGCCTACCCGCCGTTGTCGCCGGAAGCTTCGTTGGCGCGGATCCGGGTGTCCCCGGGATACCGCGTCGAGTTGGTGGCCGCGGAACCGATGGTGGTGGATCCGGTGGCGTTCGATTGGGATGCGGAGGGACGTTTGTGGGTGGTCGAGATGTCGGACTATCCGCTGGGCATGGATGGCAACGGGGCGCCGGGCGGGCGGATCCGGGTGTTGGAGGACACCGACGGTGACGGGCGGTACGACCGGTCTGAGGTGTTTGCGGAGGGGCTGAATTTTCCGACCGGCGTCATGGCGTGGCGGGATGGAATCCTCGTCACGGCGGCGCCGGAGGTGCTGTTCCTGCGGGACACGAATGGGGACGGGCGGGCGGACGAACGGGAGGTGTTGCTGACGGGGTTTCTCGAAGGGAACCAGCAGTTGCGGGTGAACGGTCTGCGCTGGGGTCTGGACGGGTGGGTGTATGCGGCGGCGGGCGGTCACCATCGCGGGCACGGGGCAGGGACGGTGATCCGGTCGCTGCGGGCGGGACGGGAGGTGGCGGTGGGCAGCCGGGATCTGCGGTTTCGTCCGGACACCGGGGAACTCGAGCCCCAGTCGGGACCGACGCAGTTCGGGCGGAACCGGGACGATTGGGGGCGATGGTTCGGGACGCAGAACAGTTGGCCGCTGTGGCAGGAGATCCTGCCGGACCATTACCTTCAGAGGAACCCGCATGTGGCGGCGCCGGACCCGATGCACCAGATCCTGAGTCCGGCGAACCCGCGGGTGTACCCGGTCCGGCCCCCGGAGAAGCGGTACCACAGTTTCGAGCAGGCGGGGCACTTCACCTCGGCGTGTTCCGGGATGATCTATCGGGACCGGTTGCTGTTCGCGGGCGATGCGCGCCCGCAGGCGTTCGTCTGTGAACCGGTGCACAACCTGGTGCAGCGGGTGGCGCTGGAGGACGACGGGGTGAGTTTCAGGGCGGTTCGGGTGCCGGGCGAGGAGGAGCGCGAGTTCCTGGCGTCGGACGATCCCTGGTGGCGTCCGGTGATGGTGCGGACGGGGCCGGACGGGGCGTTGTGGGTGGCGGACATGTACCGGTACATGATCGAGCATCCGCACTGGTTGCCGGAGGAGGGGCGGGAGGAGTTGCTGCCGCACTACCGGGAAGGGGACACGCGGGGACGCCTGTACCGGGTCGTGCCGGAGGGCGTTGCCGCGCGGCGCCCGTTGCGACTGGCGGACCGGCCGGTCGGGGAACTCGTCGCGGCCCTCGAGTCGGACAACGGATGGCAGCGGGACATGGCGCACCGGATGCTGCTGTGGCGGGCGGACCCGGGGGCGGTGGGTCCGCTGAGAAACCTCGAGGAACGCAGCCCGAACCGGCTGGCGCGGTTGCATGCGTTGTGGGTGTTGCAGGGACTGGGAGGGTTGGAGCCGTGGCGGGTGGGAAGGGCCATGCACGATCCGCATCCGGGCCTGCGGGCGCAGGCACTGCGGTTGGCGGAGACGCTCGAATCGCCGGAGCTGGTGGAGGCGGCGTCGCGACGGGTGGGCGATCCGGATCCGAAGGTGCGTCTCCAACTGGCGTTCAGCCTGGGGGCCTGGGATTCACCGCGGGCCGGTGAAGCGCTTGGGCAACTGGCGGTCGCGAATCTCGACCAGCCGTTCCTGGTGGCCGCGGTGTTGAGTTCGGTCCTGCCGCATGCGCGGGCGGTGGCGGACGCGGTCGCACGGGCCGGGGCCGGGGCCTGGGAACCGCTGGCTGCGCCGATGATCCGGATGGCGCTGGGGACCGGGCAACGGGATGTGCTGGCCCGGTTGGTGGAGCCGATGCTGGCGTTGGAGGGGGAACGATTCGAGCCCTGGCAGATGGATGCACTGGCGCGGTTCCTGGACCTGTTGAGCCGGGAGAAGATCGACTGGCGCCGGTTGGGCGGGTCGGACCCGGGCGATCCGTTGGCCGGTTGGGAACGACGGGCCGAGACCCTGATCGAGGCCGCGAAGGCCGGGGTGGAAGACCCTGCCGCCGGAACGGAGTTCCGCCTCGCCGCGGCTTCGCTGCGGATGCACGACCCTTCCGGTCGGGAACCGGCGATGGCCTCCCTGGCCGCGATGTTGACACCCGCCGTTCCGATCGAAGTGCAGCGTGCCGCCCTCGGGCGACTGACCGCCAGCGGGGATGCCGCCGTGCCGAAACTCACGCTGGCGTCATGGTCCGGTCACGGGCCGGAGATCCGGGGAGCGATCCTCGATGCGTTGTCTTCGAGGGCGTCGTGGGCGGCACAGGTGCTTCAGGAGGTGTCGGACGGGACGCTGGCGGCGCATGCCTTCGATGCGAACAGGAGGACGCGCCTGTTGCAGCACGGGGACCGGGCCGTCCGCGAGCGGGCGCAGGCGGTGTTTTCCAGGGAAACGCACACCGACCGCCGGGAGGTCATCGAACGGTTTCGTCCTGCGCTCACCCTGAAGGGCGACGCGGGCCGGGGCCGGGACACCTTCCGGCGCCTGTGCGTTTCCTGTCATCGGTTGGGGGACGAGGGTCAGGACGTGGGCCCCGACCTGGGATCGGTTCGCGGGCATTCCCTGGAGAAGCTCCTGGTGAACATCCTGGACCCGAACGCCGATGTGCAGCCGGGCTATCAGGCGTACTCCTGCACGCTCCGGGACGGGGAGGAATTGTATGGGGTCATCGCCGCCGAAACGGCCAACAGCGTCGTGCTGCGGCTGTCGGACGGGAGTCTGCGGACGGTGCTGCGACGGGACCTCGCGGAACTGCACGACGCAGGAATCTCGCTGATGCCGGAGGGATTGGAGGCGGATCTTGGCGTTCAGGAGATGGCGGATCTGCTGGCGTGGCTGAGCGGCGGGGATGGGGGGCGGTAA
- a CDS encoding response regulator: MKATDTMPRGLRETELGMRPWTRWVVVASLAMCGAIAWVHVQQRATIGRAAGLVDGFRQARLDLAQGYLHANLGGRPGAPFDRQQGMALLDQGVVGLVRLLGQGLVREGATPQEVEVLDRLAAVAATFRRTIDETMERGERPALESELRIGFYELDRLAREVDRIQQAQLRRLSARMDRQFWWAIGGAVLLLGGICLGAYGTERAHARSVMALRASEDRLQTVVEHLGEGVMVADPKGRMLVWNRAAAERFGFEPEDREEGGVGRLGKRVRMSTAGGRRIDPGGTPMERVLRGEAVSGEELGVSRGDGGGDRMLRFDGARVRDSLGRDLAFLSFSDITARKEAESRARAQHEATRVLAEATSLAEAARRILELLGRSLGWEVGDFWKVDRTKGRLRCIEVWMAREEEAAEAEGFSARSRELVFARGEGLPGRVWARGEPVWIADITVEEGFLRRAVAARIGLHGAIAFPVERRGEVLGVMELFSREAREPDGELMATFATVGTQIGHFMERTELEEQFRQTQKLEAIGTLAGGIAHDFNNILSVIMGYAGLAKHETAGQPATQEHLEAVLAAGQRATELVRQILSFSRPQDHERRIVQLRHVMVEARKLLRATVPTTVVFESELAADTPPVLADPTQVHQVVMNLVTNAVHAMGDSGGKLGMRLVGVRLDSEFTAAHLGLAPGWYARLSVTDTGHGMDAATLERVFDPFFTTKEPGVGTGLGLAVVRGIVRNHGGGITVYSQPGEGTRFDLYFPAADTDAREVSAEPGPVPRGNGERVLVVDDEEALATVCRRMLESLGYLAEAVMDPSAALSRVAAEPGRFALVITDLTMPGMTGTELAARMLRLREDLPILLTTGYSATLNAERARALGLRDLLMKPVTLRTLGEAVARALAAARVEAGQPGDNGSPDQAGGPPGSVDTGSPGQV, from the coding sequence ATGAAGGCGACGGACACCATGCCGCGGGGTCTGCGGGAGACGGAACTGGGGATGCGTCCGTGGACACGATGGGTGGTGGTGGCGTCCCTGGCGATGTGCGGGGCGATTGCCTGGGTGCACGTTCAGCAGCGGGCGACGATCGGGCGGGCGGCGGGGTTGGTGGATGGGTTTCGGCAGGCGCGGCTGGACCTGGCGCAGGGTTATCTGCACGCGAATCTCGGCGGGCGTCCGGGGGCGCCGTTTGACCGGCAGCAGGGGATGGCGCTGCTGGACCAGGGGGTGGTGGGGTTGGTGCGGTTGTTGGGGCAGGGGCTGGTGCGGGAAGGGGCGACGCCCCAGGAAGTGGAGGTGCTGGACCGGCTGGCGGCGGTGGCGGCGACCTTCCGGCGGACGATCGACGAGACGATGGAGCGCGGGGAACGGCCGGCGTTGGAGAGCGAGCTTCGGATCGGGTTCTACGAACTGGACCGGCTGGCACGGGAGGTGGACCGGATACAGCAGGCGCAGTTGCGCCGGTTGTCGGCGCGGATGGACCGGCAATTCTGGTGGGCGATCGGGGGGGCTGTGTTGTTGCTGGGCGGGATCTGTCTTGGGGCGTACGGGACGGAGCGGGCGCATGCGCGGTCGGTGATGGCGTTGCGGGCGAGCGAGGACCGGTTGCAGACGGTGGTCGAGCATCTGGGCGAGGGCGTGATGGTGGCGGACCCGAAGGGTCGGATGCTCGTCTGGAACCGGGCGGCGGCGGAGCGGTTTGGGTTCGAACCGGAGGACCGGGAGGAAGGCGGTGTGGGGCGCCTTGGGAAACGGGTGCGGATGAGCACGGCAGGCGGGCGGCGCATCGATCCCGGCGGGACGCCCATGGAGCGGGTGCTCCGGGGTGAAGCGGTGAGCGGGGAGGAGTTGGGTGTGTCCCGGGGGGACGGTGGCGGGGACCGGATGCTTCGTTTCGACGGGGCGCGGGTGCGGGATTCGCTGGGTCGGGATCTGGCGTTCCTCTCGTTTTCGGACATCACGGCGAGGAAGGAGGCGGAATCGAGGGCCCGTGCGCAGCACGAGGCCACCCGGGTGCTGGCGGAGGCGACGTCGCTGGCGGAGGCGGCGCGGCGGATTCTTGAGTTGCTGGGCCGGAGTCTGGGCTGGGAGGTGGGGGATTTCTGGAAGGTGGACCGGACGAAGGGACGTCTGCGATGCATTGAGGTGTGGATGGCACGGGAGGAGGAGGCGGCGGAGGCGGAAGGATTCTCAGCGCGGAGTCGTGAGCTGGTGTTTGCGCGGGGCGAAGGGTTGCCCGGGCGGGTGTGGGCACGGGGCGAACCGGTGTGGATCGCGGACATCACGGTGGAGGAAGGCTTTCTTCGGAGGGCGGTGGCAGCCCGGATTGGATTGCACGGCGCCATTGCGTTCCCGGTGGAGCGACGGGGGGAGGTGCTGGGCGTCATGGAGTTGTTCAGCCGCGAGGCGCGGGAACCGGATGGGGAGCTGATGGCGACCTTTGCGACGGTGGGGACGCAGATCGGGCATTTCATGGAACGGACGGAACTGGAGGAGCAGTTCCGGCAGACCCAGAAGCTGGAGGCGATCGGGACCCTGGCCGGGGGCATCGCGCATGATTTCAACAACATCCTGTCCGTGATCATGGGCTATGCGGGTTTGGCCAAGCACGAGACCGCGGGGCAGCCGGCGACGCAGGAGCATCTGGAGGCCGTGCTGGCGGCGGGGCAACGGGCGACCGAACTGGTGCGGCAGATTCTGTCGTTCAGCCGGCCGCAGGATCACGAGCGGCGGATCGTCCAGTTGCGTCATGTGATGGTCGAGGCGCGGAAGCTGTTGCGGGCCACGGTGCCGACCACGGTGGTGTTCGAGTCGGAACTGGCGGCGGACACGCCGCCGGTGCTGGCGGATCCGACCCAGGTGCACCAGGTGGTGATGAACCTGGTGACGAACGCGGTGCATGCGATGGGGGATTCGGGCGGGAAGCTGGGCATGCGCCTTGTGGGGGTGCGGCTGGACTCGGAGTTCACCGCGGCCCATCTCGGGCTTGCGCCCGGGTGGTATGCACGATTGAGCGTCACCGACACCGGGCACGGCATGGATGCGGCGACGCTCGAGCGGGTCTTCGATCCCTTCTTCACCACCAAGGAGCCCGGGGTTGGCACGGGGCTCGGTCTGGCGGTTGTGCGCGGGATCGTTCGCAACCATGGCGGCGGGATCACCGTGTACAGCCAGCCCGGGGAGGGGACGCGGTTCGACCTGTATTTTCCCGCGGCCGACACGGATGCGCGGGAGGTGTCGGCCGAGCCCGGGCCGGTGCCGCGCGGGAACGGGGAACGGGTGCTGGTGGTGGATGACGAGGAGGCCCTGGCAACGGTGTGCCGGCGGATGCTGGAGAGCCTGGGCTACCTCGCGGAAGCCGTGATGGACCCGTCGGCCGCGCTGTCCCGGGTGGCTGCGGAGCCGGGACGTTTTGCGCTGGTGATCACCGATCTGACGATGCCGGGCATGACGGGAACGGAACTGGCGGCGCGGATGCTGAGGTTGAGGGAAGACCTGCCGATCCTCTTGACGACGGGATACAGCGCGACCTTGAACGCGGAGCGCGCGCGGGCCCTGGGGCTGCGCGACCTTCTGATGAAGCCCGTCACGCTGCGGACCCTGGGCGAGGCGGTGGCGCGGGCGCTGGCGGCGGCGCGGGTTGAGGCCGGCCAGCCGGGTGACAACGGGAGTCCCGATCAGGCGGGCGGCCCGCCGGGTTCGGTGGATACCGGCAGTCCGGGGCAAGTGTGA
- a CDS encoding transporter substrate-binding domain-containing protein, with translation MLGLAAWWWMTGRGDDGSLRRVREAERFRVGYAVEAPFAFVDATGRVTGEAPEVARRVAAQVGLERLEWRQYEFGELIGALEDHEIDMVAAGMFVSAERAVRVRFSRPTCRVAQGLLVLAGNPRGLHSYGDIAGRGARVAIVAGSVEESLLEATGVPAERRVRVPDAAAGRAAVVSGFTDGLALSAPTIRWMLANGRAEGLEMAEPFEPMRQDGEEVAGYPAFVFRRGDRTLGEAWDRVLETFLGSMEHRELVRPFGIGEDELVHLTVKDVL, from the coding sequence ATGCTGGGGCTGGCGGCCTGGTGGTGGATGACGGGGAGGGGGGACGACGGATCGCTGCGGCGGGTGCGCGAGGCGGAACGGTTCCGGGTGGGGTATGCGGTCGAGGCGCCGTTCGCCTTTGTGGATGCGACGGGGCGGGTGACGGGGGAGGCGCCGGAAGTGGCGCGCCGGGTGGCGGCGCAGGTGGGGTTGGAGCGGCTGGAATGGCGGCAGTACGAGTTTGGCGAATTGATCGGCGCCCTGGAGGACCACGAGATCGACATGGTGGCGGCGGGGATGTTCGTGTCGGCGGAGCGGGCGGTGCGGGTGCGGTTTTCGCGGCCGACCTGCCGGGTGGCGCAGGGGTTGCTGGTGCTGGCGGGCAATCCGCGGGGTCTGCACTCGTACGGGGACATTGCCGGGAGGGGGGCCCGGGTGGCGATCGTGGCGGGGTCGGTGGAGGAGTCGCTGCTGGAGGCGACGGGGGTGCCGGCCGAGCGGCGGGTGCGGGTACCGGATGCGGCGGCGGGACGGGCGGCGGTGGTTTCCGGTTTTACGGACGGGCTGGCGCTTTCGGCGCCGACGATCCGGTGGATGCTGGCCAATGGCCGGGCGGAAGGGTTGGAGATGGCGGAGCCGTTCGAGCCGATGCGACAGGATGGCGAGGAGGTGGCGGGGTATCCGGCGTTTGTGTTTCGTCGGGGGGACCGGACGCTGGGCGAGGCTTGGGACCGGGTGCTGGAGACCTTTCTGGGCAGCATGGAGCATCGGGAGCTGGTGCGACCCTTTGGGATCGGGGAGGACGAGCTGGTGCATCTGACCGTGAAGGACGTGTTGTGA